The nucleotide window GCCCAGCCGGGATAGGCCAAGCTGGTTCAGCCATTGGTTCGTATCGGCTGGAGGCAGCCGGTGCGCTTTGCGGGTGAACTCGAGTTCCTCTCTGACCGAGTCGGCAAAGAGCAGGCTGCCCGGGTCCTGCGGGACGTAGCCCACATGTCGAATCAGCTCATCCAGTTGGGTCCGCGACGTGTCCATGCCGTGCACGAGGACGGAGCCCATCTGGGGGGTGATCAGACCGACCAGATGTTTGAGTAGAGTGGTCTTGCCCGAACCGTTGCGACCCATCAGCGCGATCAGCTCGCCCTGACGTGCCTGAAAGTCGATGCCCTTGAGCGCGGCAGAGGTCATGTCTTTGAATGTCCCGTTCGAGTTGTAGCTGTGGTACAGCCCCTGGACCTGGAGGACCACCGGAGCCGGCGAGCCAACGAGGGTCTGGTGGGCCACGTAGGCTTTGGGCAGGGGACCCAGGCGTGAGCGGAATGGCTCGGCTTCTTCAACGGTAGTTGGAACCGGACGCCAATCGAAAGCCTTTGCCAGTTGGGTCAAAGGGGGAGAGTAGGGCATTCCCATCAACACCTGTTCTGGCGGACCCAACACTGGCCTGGCGCCCAGGTCAGACAGGTACAGGATACGGTCGGCGTAGGGAACAACTCGCTCCAGGCGATGTTCCGAGCATATGACCGTCAGCCCAAGGTCGGCGTTCAGGCACCGAAGGGTTGACAGCACTTCATCGGCGGAGCGCGGATCGAGCTGCGAGGTGGGCTCATCGAGCACCAGCAGGCGCGGCCTCAGCGTGAGCACCGAGCCGATAGCCACGCGTTGCTTCTCACCTGCCGACAGAGCGCTGATGCGGCGGTTTCTGAGGTGCACGATGCCCAACTGCTGCAGTACCTCTTCGACCCGGCCGCGCATCACTGCTGGAGCGATACCCTGGTTTTCCATGCCAAAGGCAAGCTCATCTTCGACCGTATCCACTACGAATTGCGATTCTGGGTCTTGCTGCACCAGGCCAACCAGTGTGCTCATCTCGTGGGGGCCAGCCGCCACCGGATCCTTGCCTGCCACTCGTACCTGTCCGGAGAACCGTCCGCCACTAAAGTGGGGTACAAGCCCGTTCAGGGTGCGCAGCAGCGTTGACTTGCCACAGCCGGAGGGCCCGACCACCAGGAGGAACTCGCCCTCACGAATGTCGATGGTGAGCCGATCCAGCGCGGGGCGCTGGCTGTCCGGGTAGGTGAAAGTAACAGACTGCAGCTCGGCGATGGTCCGCTCGGTCATGGCAGCCCTTGAGGCACTTGCTCCACGTGGTCGGGAGCAAGTCGGTTCGGCTGTCTGGTATCCCTTTGCCACCACAGTATCGGGGCAGCGAGGAGACTGGTAGCCAGGCCTACCCATGGCGAGAACCCCGGCCAGGGATTGGAAGGTGGATAGGGGTAGTAGTACAGCAGTGATGGCGCGCGCCACTGAATCAGGCCCAGTGCGACCAGCGAGGCCAATGACAGCGCAGCCACGTAGGTGTCACCCGGGCACCATGCTTCAAAGCGGTAGTGAGAGCGCTGGAAGCCACGCCCCTGCACATAGAGCGCAGCCAGAAGTGCAATTGTGCCGCCAAAGAGCAGAATAGTAGTGACAGTGAGCGCCTGGCTAACGATGGCCCGCATCAGGAGGCCGGTCAGCAGCGCAACAAGTCCCACGATGGTCAGGGGCGTGGCCAGAGAGCGGCTCGAGGCAGTCCTGCCGGCCTCTTTCGACTGCGGCGCGATCCCGCCAAAGCCACGTGCCTCCATCGACTCAGCCAGGGTGAGGGAGCGTTCGAGAGCCGTGGTGATCAAGGGAACGAACAGAGGGATCCAATCGCGGAGGCCGCGGAACTGGTGTCCGCGCACCCGCTGAGCTTCGCGAATCTCCTGAAAGCTGGACATGAGTTGGGGGATGAAGGACAGCGCAATGGAGACTACCAGGCCGGCCTGGAAGAGGCCCGACGGAAGCCACCGCAAGAGGCGATGCGAGTCCAGTGCCAGGTTGAACGTGGCAAACACCAGCAGCACAGCGAACAGGCTCGCACCATTGGACAACCCGTACAGCAGTGCCTCCAGTGTAATGGGCCCGCCGATAAGCGGCCAGTTGCGAGGCAGGGTGAAAAGGATCACCCGGCCGGCGTGGGCAAAGAGCAGGTTGAAAATGGTGGCGACAGCCCATACCCACAGTCCCAAGCGCAGAAAAGTGCCCCAGCCAGCGGCAGTGTGTCTGCCGGCGCCGCTGCTTTCGCCGCCCGTGCTGGCCTTGCTGGCAATGGTAAAGACCGTTCCCACGGTGAGGATCAGCAGCACCGTCTGCAGCGGCTGACTGTTGACCAGTGCCGCAAAGGCCGCGGCACACAGCCATGCCAACCAGGTCAGCGTGTGGTAGGTCATCGTGGTCCGCTTGTGGTTCGGCGCCTGGTCAGCCAGAAGCCACCCAACAGAGCGAGAGCCATACCGGCAAACAGCAGATACTGACCAATGGGCGGCGCATCCACCGTGTCAGTGGATGTTGAGGGTGCCGGTTCGGGGGTGGAATCGGGGGGACAGACCTCCGCAAAGCTGATTGTGTCCGGAGGCGTTTCGGCATTGCCCCACATCCAGGCCTCAACGGAGCCATCGACGACGCCATGATCCGCCGAGCCGATGGCCGAGTACATCCAGCGGTTGTCCTTCCAATACCAGTAGCTCCAATAGCTGCACGGGGGTCTCAGGCACTGGCAGAAGCACGGTTCTGAGGGGTACTGACATCCGGTCTGCTCGATCCGACACACGGCGCCGCCCCATGTCACTACCTTGAGCCCGGAGCGCGCCAGTAGCTCGAGGCCGCTGATGCTGGTCTCGGAGAAGCTAATGCAGCGCGTGATCCTGGCTGCTGACGGGTCGACCTGGTCCCCAATGGGTGCAGTCTGGATCACCAGCGCTGCCCGGGAAGGACGCTGCGCGGAGAGGCTCGGGCCGGAGCCGGTGACAAGCAGCACCATCCCCGTCGCGAGTATCAACGCTATTGACAGGAAGCGGTAACGCAACATCGCAACACTCCGGCGCGGGGCCAGCGGCTGCGGTCGCTGGCCCCGGCGCAGTCAGCTACTTGGAACCCAGCGGCAGGAACTTGCCCTCAAGCGCTGGAATGGCCTGCACTGTGGCCATAACCGGGCTGCCAATTCCAGGCTGGAACTCGACCTTACCGTCGGCTGTCTGCAGCTTGAGCAGAGCAGTGAGCGGGTCGCCATCAGGCTTTTTCCACTTGCCGGCAGAGGGGTCTTCTCCCACAGCGTACAGGGCCATGAGCACATTAGCAGTGGAGTTGGCATTTGTGTCAGTGCCCCACTCGGACGGTTTGATCGCTGGAAAGCCGCCATCGTCGTTCTGTTGGGTCTCAAAGAAGGCCAGAGCCTTCTGGATGGACGCTGCGTTCTTGGCTTCGCCGCCCGCTACGAGGGCCTGCAGCACGATGGCCACCGTATCGTTGTCTGGCCCAAAGGCAGAATCCCAGGCGCCAGAGTCCAGTTGGTAGCTCTCGAGAACGGCCACCGCCTCGGCCGGCACAGGTTCTCCCGCTGCCTTGAGCGCCAGGATGGCCCAGGCCTGACCGACCGCGCCTGCGTCGTACGTTCCCTTGGTCTGCGCCAAGGATTGGAGCACAGCCAGCCAATCCTTGCCGCCAAAGGTCCTGGGGTCCTGCTTGGCGGCGGCGATGGTCACGATCAGCTTGGCGGTGGTGGCGGCATCCGTGGCGTACTCACCGGCGGACGTGGAGAGGTACTCGGTCAGAGAAGGCTGGCCTGCCTCCTTGCGCCACGATGAGGCGTCGCCGCCGCTGGCAACGATGGCGAGGACTGCATCGCAGGTGACGCCGGCAGGGTGGCCAAAGCCGGTGTTCAGACTGCCATCGTCCTGTTGCTGTGAGCGCAGCCACTCCACTGCTTTGAGTGCTGGTGTCGCCGGCACCTCAGTAGGCGTGGGCGCCGGGGTGGGCGGAATCGCCGTCGGTGGCACCGCTGTTGGCGGTACCTTCGTGGGAGGCACTGCGGTAGGGGTTGGCTTGGGTGCGCAGCCGGCGACCAGAGCGATCACCAGCAGAGCCAGGAGAAGCGGTGCTTGTTTGCGAATGAAGGTTCCGGACATTGCTCATCCTTTCGTTCGATGATGCGAAAATAAAAGACCCCGTGCCGGTTCGGCCGGGGTCTATGCTGTGGAGCTTGAGTTCTCTCCCACCCCCTTTCTCGCGAAGGGTACTCTAGGAGCCGCGCAGAGGCGGGGTTTCTGGCTCCCTCGGCTGGGCCGAGGATACAGTTGCGGGACAGCGCCGGACTTGCCGGTCTTCCCCCTTTGATCGCCTGGCTTCCAAGCCTGCGGCGACCTCTGCGATGCCAATGTTCAGTTGGCTGAAGTATAGATACCGTGAGGAAATTGTCAAATCGCGCCAGTCTGGTTGCGGCTGGAGGCGTTCTGCACTAGAATCACTGGCATCGCGATGGGAGGTAGTGGAGGAGCATGGACGAGAAAACGGTGCGTCTGGTTCGGTCGGCTCTGCAGTGGTTCGTCGAGCTGACGGTGATCATCATCATTCTCACTCTCTGGAATACGCCCTCTTCTGGAGCGCTCAACCTGGCTCGCGCGGCTGGTTTGATTGGCTATATCGCCCTCTTCCTGGCGATTCTGTCCTTCGAGTTCGTGACGGAGATGACCCAGCTCTACGGAAGACCGTACCTGGCGGTCCATCACTGGCTAGCCTTCGCCGGCCTGGGACTGGCGCTGCTGCACGCCCTGGCGATGGCCGGGATGGAGAGGGACAGTTCGGTTCTTGTCCCGCGTTTAGGTTCGCTGCGGACCTTCTTGACCTTTGGTGGGCCGCCGGCGCTGTACCTGCTTCTCATCGCAGCAGCGGCGGGGTTTCTGCGCGGACGTATCGGTTCATCCTGGAAGTACATCCACTGGCTGAACTATGCAGCCTTCTTTTTGATCCTGGCCCACTCCTGGCTGCGGGGAACCAACGTGCCCCAGGGGATACTGAGCGTTCTGTGGCCGGCGATGGCGCTCATTGTGCTCGTTGTGTTTGTGCACAAGCACCTGTTGCGTAAGGGGCGGCCAGCAAGCTGAGTCGTGGCGCGCGAGCCACCGGCCCTGACGGCGGCAGAATGGGGCTTTGCGGCGGTGGAAAAAAGGTCGAAGAAACGAGACAGGGAGGCCCTCAAGGGCCTCCCTGTTCTGTGTAATCAGGCCGCGTCGCGGATGGCGCGGGCAAAAGCGGCTGCCAGGTCCTCCGCTTTGGACAGATCCTCAGATGAGGGCGCACCACGGAACTCGAGCGACTCGGACAGCTCCCACTTGAGCTCCTCAGCAACGGTTTCGAACTCCTTCTGGGCCCCTCCGGACCAACCGAAAGAGCCGAAATGGAAGGCTTTCCGGCCGGTCATTCTCTTGCGCGCGATGCTGTCGAGAACCTGAGCCATAGGTGGAAACATCTTGACCTCATAGGTTGGAGCACCGACGATGATCCCCTTGTTCTTGAATACGGAAGCAAGAATGTAAGAGTGGTCCGCCAGTGGTACCTCGAAGACTTCCATCGGCACTCCTTCGCGGGCCACGCCGCGCATCACGGCATCGGTCACGGCCTTGGTATTGCCATACATGCTGCTCCACAGCAGGGTGATGCCCTTTTCGCACTGACCGCCAGAGTAACCGGCGAACCTGAGGTAGCGCTGGACGACCTCCCCCGGATCAGATCGCCACACCAGCCCGTGCGACGGAGCGATCACCGACACGGGGATGCCCTTGAGCTTGTCGATGGCGCGCTGCACGGGTTTGGCAAAGTTGGCGACGATGTTGGCATAGTAGCGCAGCATTTCGCGGTAATAGAAATCCTGGTCTTCGGGCAGGACCTCATCGTCGTAGAGAATGCCCTTGAGGGCGCCAAATCCGCCAAAGGCATCGCACGAGAACAGAACCTGGCTGTTTGGTTCGTAGGTCACCATCGTGTCCGGCCAGTGAACGAACGGGATATGGGCAAACACCAGCTTTTTGCCTGCGCCCAGGTCCAGTTCCTCGCCGTCGGCCACGGCACGTGCTCCTTCGGTGACCCCGCAGAGGGCCTGCGCTAGCTCAATCCCCTTGGGCGAGGCCAGGATCTCTGCCCTGGGGGCAAGCCGGCGAAAGTTGCGCAAGAACTCGGAGTGATCAGGTTCCAGGTGGTTGGCCACAATATAGTCGACGTCCGCAGGCGCTATGCCGGCTGTCTCTAGCTGCTGCAGCAAGTTACTGGAGCTGCCGCTCCACTCCCTCACCAGGTCGATGATGGCGATCTTGTCACCTTTGACGATGTACGAGTTCAGCGACACGCCGTCGGGGATGGGCCATAGCCCCTCGAACAGGTCGTGGGAACGGACGTTGACACCGACCCACCAGATGCCGGGTTTCATTTCGATTGCGGGCATGAGAGTTGTGCTCCTTTCGCGATAGATGCGGGGTCCGGGGCGGTCGAGCAATACGGCCGATTATAGCTGGAGCCTCGCGGAGGGTCAATCAGAGTCACGGTTGTGTGCCTTCATCTCCGCCAAGGCGCTCGGAGAGTAGGATGCGTCTCTCCCAGACCTTGAAGAAAGGCAGCCAGACAATGGCCGGGATTACGAGCCAGGTCGCGATGGAGAGGGCCAGGGCCCTGACGTCGTAGCCGGTGGAGAGCCAGGCGGACAACGGCGCGGGCAGTGCCCGGGGCAAGTAGATGTAAGCCGGCGTAACCCAGCCCAGGGCGTGAGCCACATAAGCAGCGGTGGCATTCAGGCCGGTTACTACCACGAACGGCACAGCGAGCAGCGGGTTGAAAATGATCGGCGTGTCAAAGATGAGGCTCTCGTTGCGGTTGAAGAACCCCGCGCGCAGGTTCTCACGCCCTGCCTGGCGAAGGCGTTGCGATCTCGAGCGCGAGAGGTAGATGGCCAATGGCAGCGTGGTGCCTGATCCGCCGGCGACGACGTAGACGCGGAAGAGGTCCGAATAGATCCACCGCGGAGCCTGGCCGGACCAGCGCGCGAGGCCGTTCGCCACTGCGTTGCCGGTCAGTAGCGGTTGCAGTGCCGACCCCAGGATCAGGTTGCCATCGATGCCCAGCACCCAGAGCAGGGAGTGGGCTACCTCCGTCAGAACACAGGCCGGGCCAGAGGAGAGCAGGGAGACGAGATGGTCCCCCAACCCTAGGAGCGTGTTGAAGGCGGTCAGACTGGGCAAGAGGCGTGCCAGACAGGCCAGGCCGATAATTGCCAACGAGAGTAGGGCTCTGGCTACGACCGGGTGCCATTCGCGAGGGGTTGACTTTGTCTCAGGCGAAACCTGGGCATCGGCGACAGACAGCGCGCAAGCTTCAACGGTGAGCAAGGCTACCACCAGGGCCAACACCAGGTTCTCCGGGCCGAAACGAGCCGCCAGTGCCGGCCGCAGTCGCTCGATGGTGAGTAGGCCAAACACCAGGACGGCAAGCCCGGTGGGCCAGGCGGGCTGGATGGTCTTCCTTTGCGCCAGGCGGAGAGAGACGGCGCAGACGACGTAGAGGGAGAAGCAACCAAAGGTGAGCTTGAACAGCGCCTGGAGCCAGCGGGCAATCCAGGCGTGCTCTGTGACCATCCTCTGCCAGGGCAAAAGGGGCAACTCGCGAAGCAACAACGCCAGGCTGCCCAGGATGAGCACCGGGGTGAGAGAGGTCAGTCCGTCACGCATTGACTCCAGGTGAGGCTCGTCCAGAAGGGGAGCTGCTCGCTCCATCAAGTCGGAGAGTAGTGCGGGCCAATCAAGAGAGGAAGGTTGCCGGGTCATCGCGGTCCGCTTCAGGACGGTGATGCACGTCGACGATTCGGCTCTGGTTCGAACTGCCAGGAGGCCCGGTGCGTGACCGGAGCAGCGAGAGCCACTACGGCTCCACCTCGACCGTGTCTCCCACGCTCAGGCCGGTGCGCTTGATTTCTCCGGCCGGCAGCTCGACGACGTAGAGCGCACTGAACACCGGGCGGTCAATCCGGTTGGGCTTGAGGTTTTCAGTGACAGCAACGATGCGCCCAGACCGGCTGACATAGATGACGTCGATGGGGAAGGCCATGCCAAACATGTGGATCCAGCGGCAGGGTCGAATCATCAGCCCTTGACCGGGACGCAACGGAGCATGCCCAAGGAGGCCCCTGTTGCGCGACTCTCTGGTCTCGGCGAGTTCGAGCTCGCCCAGCACAACTCGCGTCGGCTCGGGCGGCCGGCCCGGCTCGTTACGGCGTCGCGAGAGCAGTCTCATTTGCGGAGCAGTGCCTCCAGGCCGACGCCAAAGATGTTGCCGGGCAGCTTGATTCCGGCGTGCTCGATCTTTTCGGCAAACTTGGGTCTGATGCCGGTGGGATTCAGCCGACCGAGGATCTTGCCGTCCTTTTGGCCGGTTTGTTCAAAGCGGAGGATGTCCTGCATCACGACCACTTCGCCTTCCATCCCCTGCACCTCGGCTACCTGAACGACGCGGCGGGAGCCATCGCTCATACGGTCGAGGTGAATGATGCAGTCGATGGCCGAAGAGATCTGCTCACGGATGGCCCGCAGCGGCAGGTCCATACCGGACATCAGGACCATGGTCTCCAAACGGCGCAGCGCGTCGCGGGCGGTGTTGGCGTGGAGAGTGCTCAGGCTGCCATCGTGGCCGGTGTTCATAGCCTGCAGCATGTCGAGGGCCTCGCCGCCGCGGGCTTCGCCGACGACGATGCGGTCGGGCCTCATACGGAGCGCGTTGATTACCAGGTCGCGGATCGTGATCTGCCCTTTGCCTTCGATGTTGGGTGGCCGTGCTTCAAGAGTGACCACGTGTTCCTGCTTGAGCTGTAGTTCTGCCGCGTCTTCGATGGTGATGATGCGCTCCCGAGACGGAATGTACTGGGAGAGAACATTGAGCAGGGTGGTCTTGCCCGAACCAGTTCCGCCCGAGATGATCATGTTCAGCCGCGCTTCAACGGCGGCTCTAGTGAGCTGGATGAATTCGGGAGTGATGGTGCCAAAGGTCTGCAAGTCGTTGTCGGTGAAGGGAATGTGCGAGAACTTGCGGATGGTAACTACAGGTCCGACCAGCGAGATCGGTGGAATGGTTACGTTTACGCGAGAGCCATCCGGGAGGCGGGCATCAACCATCGGGGAAGACTCGTCGACGCGCCGACCCAGGGGAGCGACGATGCGGTCGATGATTCTCAGCAGGTGTTCCTCGTTCTCGAACACACAACTGGTCTTTTCAATCTTGCCGGCGCGTTCGATGTAAATCTTGCGCGGCCCATTGATCATGATCTCGGTGATGGTATTGTCCTGCAGGAGTGGTTCGATAGGACCAAACCCGAGGATTTCCGCCAGCACCTGCTCCAGGAGCAGCATCCGCTCCGTGCGGCTCATGGCCGCATTCTCTTCCTCGACGACTTTGGGGAACATCGCCTCAATGGTGCGGCGGACAATGGTTGGGTTGCTGATGTCGAGCTGCGGATCCAGCCGTGCCAGCACTTTTTCGCGGATGCGCGCACTCAGCCTGGCATCGTCTCGGGCTCCGGTACTGTCTGGTCGCGTGTGGCCGATGGCTTGCCCCGGGGGGCGGCTCGCAAGGGTCATGGCACGACGCTCCAGTTCTCCAGGCCGCAATTGCACTTGCCAGCCAGGATAGTGACCGCCTGGTCATAGTGGCTGAGTGCGGACAGGTAATCACTTTGTGCTACCTTAAAGTCGCCCTGGCGGATGCTGTCCTCATACAGTTCCACGGGGATGGCCGTGGCGCTTCGGGTGATGATGTCCAATCCTGTCTTGATGAGCCCTGTGCCGGCGGCCAGATTGCCTGCCTTGGCGGCGGCTGTTCCCTGCTTGACAAAGGCTGCAAACAGCAGTCGCGCCGTATCTTGGCCACCATGAACACCAACAAGGGCCGCCGAGCGGTAATGGGCCTCGGCTGTTGCCCAGTCCCCAACACTCGCGGCGTTGTCGCCATCGCGCATCAACTGGACGAACTGGCGCTGGAACTCGTTCTCTGGCTCGACTGTTCCACCCGGGGTGATCTGCGTCGGGTGGGGCACGGGTTCAGATGGCTCCGGAGCCGGCGCAGGCGTGACGGCGGTAGGCAGCGGCGCAATGGAGGTTGGCAGCGGAGCAACCGGCGTCGGCGGGGGCGCAGGCGTGGACTCGGTCCCGTGCAGAAGGATGGCGGCACTTCCGCCGGCATAGTCGGGCTGCTTGTCCACCACATACTGCAGCAGCAGCACTGCCGCGGGTCTATTACCCAGGACAATCAGTCTCTGGGCCTCCAGGTACTTGTCAGCCAGAGATACCTGCAGCGACACCACCTCGTTCTGTGGCTGGAGCGAGAGAGCCTTCTGGAACAACGCCTTGGCTTCAACCAGGGCCTCCAGGCTGCCCTTGCTGCCCTCCACCAGCTCGATGGCTTGCTTGTAGTAACCGTCGAACAGGTGCGCGCTGACCGTTGCCTTCTCATAATCGACGCTCAGGTCGATCAAGTCCTCGTAGGCGCGGCACGCCTCAGCCCACTTGCCTGTCTTGTAGGCTGCCTCAGCCCGCGCAAAGGCTGCACTCAGCGTCGCCTGCTGCTGGACATAGAGCAGTTTGACCTGCGCGTCGCCATACCGCGGATCAACCGCAATCACTGATCGGAGAATCGTCTCAGCCCTGGCCCAGTCCTTAGCGATCACCGCTGCTTCGGCGCTGGCATAGTCGGCGTCGAGGGCCTTTCTTTGCTCGATCTGCTCGAGGGCCTGCGTCCAGGCCGTGTTGCCAGGATCGGCGGCGAGCAGTTCGTTAAAGGCCTCCTCAGCGTTGGCATAGTCGCGGTTGGCAAGGAGTTGGTAAGCACGTGTCACTTGCTGGGCCTTTTGTCGCTGCTCCTGTGTCTTGGTTTCGTCGGGACGAATCCACGTGTTGTAGGCGTAGCGGCCAGCGTAAGCAGCGCCCACCAGCAGTGCCAGGACGGCGAGCGCGAGGGCGATGTATTTCAGGCGCCCACCAAAGCGCACTCGCTTGGGTTTGGGCCGCGCCTCTTCCAGGGAGGCCTTGACGCGGGTTTCGTCCAGGAAGGCGCGGGCGGCAGCATGGTCAGGGCGCAGGCGCAGTACCTCTTCAAAGCTGGCCGCAGCCTGATCCCAGCGGCCATTCTGAAAATCGAGCAGACCTTGCTGGTACACCGTGTCGGCCTGCTGCTCCTGTGCTGTCGTATCGGGAACACTGTCAATGATTGGTTGTTCTTCCATGGCGGACCTCATTCTGTGCCGAGTCTGGCTACCTCAAGATGTCGGCAAAGCTACGAACCACGATGGGAATGGCCGGCCCGATGGAGACGGCCAAAAGTGCCGGAAAGATCATAAAGATGAGCGGAAACAGCATCTTGAGCGGTACCTTGCGGGCCTCTTCCTCTGCTCTCTGCCAGCGTTTGACGCGCATCTGCTCCGACTGGTTGTGAAGGACGCTGGCAATGCTCAGCCCGAACTGCTCGGCCTGCATCAGCACCGCGGTAAAGCTGCCCACTTCCTCGACATTGGTGCGCCAGGCCAGGTTCTGCAGGGCCTCGCGCCTGGTCAGCCCGATGCGCACCTCGGCCACGACTTTGCCGAACTCCATGGCGATGGCGTTCTTCCACTTCTCGCTGATTTTGAGCATGCCGGCGTCGAGGCCGGATCCGGCATCAACGCAGATGGTGAGCATGTCCAGGGCATCGGGCAGGCTGCGCCTGATTTCCCCCTTGCGTTTGCGGACGCGCGAGCCCAGCCAAAAGTCAGGCACAAGAAAGGCGATCCCGGCGCCAATGAGCGGGAAGGCGATCAAGCGGAGTGCGGCACCGCCGGCGATGGTCGCGAAATAGAATGTAGCCACTCCCACGACAAGCCCCAGCAGAAGCTTGACGCCGAGGAAATCCAACACGCCGAGGTTGAAGGGGTGCCCGGCCCTGACCAGGTCCGTTCGAATTCGCTCGATGTTGCGGGATGGAGCCAGACGGCCCGCGGCCTGCATCTGGTTGCGCAACCACGGCTTGAGCACGCGCTCGGCAAAGCTCTCTTCGAGTTCGGCGTCTTCGGTGGGATGAGGGCTTGCAGTGAGGCGTTCCAGTTGCTGTTTGGCAGTCTCGCTGTGGGTCAGCCGCCTCAAGCCAACCAGCAGCGAAACAACGCTCAGCATCGCCATAGTCGCAATGGACAGACCCAACGTCGTGGTGCTCATTGACACGCAGCTCCTAGAACTCGACCTTGCTTAGCTTGCCCATGACAAAGTAGCCGGCTATCTCCAGGATCACGGCGGTGATCGGAATCAGAAGCGTCCAGCCGGGCGTGAAAAGAGCGCTAAGGTAGTCGGGACTGATGATATGAATCATGACCGCAACAGCTGCCGGCAGAATGGTCAGGATGGTTCTTTGCAGGTTCTGTTGCGCCGTGAGCACGCGCAGCTGGCCCTTGAGCCGAATGCGTTCACGGATGGTGCCGCTGATCGTCTCCAGGATGATGGCCAGGTTGCCCCCGACTTCGTACTGGATGGCAATGGCGGTCACGACCAGGTCGAGGTCGTCGCTCTTGATGCGGCGGACCAGGTTCTGCAGCGCCTGAGTGGCCGACATGCCCAAACCGATCTCTCTCACCACGCGCGCAAACTCCTCGCTGGCAGGCGGAGGCATCTGCTTGGCCACTGTGTCCATAGCGATAGTGATGCCATAGCCGCTGCGCAGCGAGCCGACCAGAAGCGTTAGAACGTCAGGCAACTGGTCCTGGAAAAGGAGGAGCCGTCTGGCTTCCCGATTGTGGAGATAGATGCGCGGCAGAAAG belongs to Chloroflexi bacterium ADurb.Bin180 and includes:
- the ykoD_2 gene encoding putative HMP/thiamine import ATP-binding protein YkoD; this translates as MTERTIAELQSVTFTYPDSQRPALDRLTIDIREGEFLLVVGPSGCGKSTLLRTLNGLVPHFSGGRFSGQVRVAGKDPVAAGPHEMSTLVGLVQQDPESQFVVDTVEDELAFGMENQGIAPAVMRGRVEEVLQQLGIVHLRNRRISALSAGEKQRVAIGSVLTLRPRLLVLDEPTSQLDPRSADEVLSTLRCLNADLGLTVICSEHRLERVVPYADRILYLSDLGARPVLGPPEQVLMGMPYSPPLTQLAKAFDWRPVPTTVEEAEPFRSRLGPLPKAYVAHQTLVGSPAPVVLQVQGLYHSYNSNGTFKDMTSAALKGIDFQARQGELIALMGRNGSGKTTLLKHLVGLITPQMGSVLVHGMDTSRTQLDELIRHVGYVPQDPGSLLFADSVREELEFTRKAHRLPPADTNQWLNQLGLSRLGDRYPRSLSVGERQRAALAAILVAEPDTLLLDEPTRGLDPLEKQTLARFLKAQTASGRTVILVTHDTELAAECAGRIVIMSEGRIVVDAPPAEAMAEAPAFATQVARLFDSGLLTVSDVLEAYAHAD
- the ecfT_1 gene encoding Energy-coupling factor transporter transmembrane protein EcfT, whose product is MTYHTLTWLAWLCAAAFAALVNSQPLQTVLLILTVGTVFTIASKASTGGESSGAGRHTAAGWGTFLRLGLWVWAVATIFNLLFAHAGRVILFTLPRNWPLIGGPITLEALLYGLSNGASLFAVLLVFATFNLALDSHRLLRWLPSGLFQAGLVVSIALSFIPQLMSSFQEIREAQRVRGHQFRGLRDWIPLFVPLITTALERSLTLAESMEARGFGGIAPQSKEAGRTASSRSLATPLTIVGLVALLTGLLMRAIVSQALTVTTILLFGGTIALLAALYVQGRGFQRSHYRFEAWCPGDTYVAALSLASLVALGLIQWRAPSLLYYYPYPPSNPWPGFSPWVGLATSLLAAPILWWQRDTRQPNRLAPDHVEQVPQGLP
- a CDS encoding Prenyltransferase and squalene oxidase repeat protein, with translation MSGTFIRKQAPLLLALLVIALVAGCAPKPTPTAVPPTKVPPTAVPPTAIPPTPAPTPTEVPATPALKAVEWLRSQQQDDGSLNTGFGHPAGVTCDAVLAIVASGGDASSWRKEAGQPSLTEYLSTSAGEYATDAATTAKLIVTIAAAKQDPRTFGGKDWLAVLQSLAQTKGTYDAGAVGQAWAILALKAAGEPVPAEAVAVLESYQLDSGAWDSAFGPDNDTVAIVLQALVAGGEAKNAASIQKALAFFETQQNDDGGFPAIKPSEWGTDTNANSTANVLMALYAVGEDPSAGKWKKPDGDPLTALLKLQTADGKVEFQPGIGSPVMATVQAIPALEGKFLPLGSK
- a CDS encoding Ferric reductase like transmembrane component, translated to MDEKTVRLVRSALQWFVELTVIIIILTLWNTPSSGALNLARAAGLIGYIALFLAILSFEFVTEMTQLYGRPYLAVHHWLAFAGLGLALLHALAMAGMERDSSVLVPRLGSLRTFLTFGGPPALYLLLIAAAAGFLRGRIGSSWKYIHWLNYAAFFLILAHSWLRGTNVPQGILSVLWPAMALIVLVVFVHKHLLRKGRPAS
- the norV gene encoding Anaerobic nitric oxide reductase flavorubredoxin; the protein is MPAIEMKPGIWWVGVNVRSHDLFEGLWPIPDGVSLNSYIVKGDKIAIIDLVREWSGSSSNLLQQLETAGIAPADVDYIVANHLEPDHSEFLRNFRRLAPRAEILASPKGIELAQALCGVTEGARAVADGEELDLGAGKKLVFAHIPFVHWPDTMVTYEPNSQVLFSCDAFGGFGALKGILYDDEVLPEDQDFYYREMLRYYANIVANFAKPVQRAIDKLKGIPVSVIAPSHGLVWRSDPGEVVQRYLRFAGYSGGQCEKGITLLWSSMYGNTKAVTDAVMRGVAREGVPMEVFEVPLADHSYILASVFKNKGIIVGAPTYEVKMFPPMAQVLDSIARKRMTGRKAFHFGSFGWSGGAQKEFETVAEELKWELSESLEFRGAPSSEDLSKAEDLAAAFARAIRDAA
- the licC gene encoding Lichenan permease IIC component — encoded protein: MTRQPSSLDWPALLSDLMERAAPLLDEPHLESMRDGLTSLTPVLILGSLALLLRELPLLPWQRMVTEHAWIARWLQALFKLTFGCFSLYVVCAVSLRLAQRKTIQPAWPTGLAVLVFGLLTIERLRPALAARFGPENLVLALVVALLTVEACALSVADAQVSPETKSTPREWHPVVARALLSLAIIGLACLARLLPSLTAFNTLLGLGDHLVSLLSSGPACVLTEVAHSLLWVLGIDGNLILGSALQPLLTGNAVANGLARWSGQAPRWIYSDLFRVYVVAGGSGTTLPLAIYLSRSRSQRLRQAGRENLRAGFFNRNESLIFDTPIIFNPLLAVPFVVVTGLNATAAYVAHALGWVTPAYIYLPRALPAPLSAWLSTGYDVRALALSIATWLVIPAIVWLPFFKVWERRILLSERLGGDEGTQP
- a CDS encoding putative conjugal transfer protein, producing MTLASRPPGQAIGHTRPDSTGARDDARLSARIREKVLARLDPQLDISNPTIVRRTIEAMFPKVVEEENAAMSRTERMLLLEQVLAEILGFGPIEPLLQDNTITEIMINGPRKIYIERAGKIEKTSCVFENEEHLLRIIDRIVAPLGRRVDESSPMVDARLPDGSRVNVTIPPISLVGPVVTIRKFSHIPFTDNDLQTFGTITPEFIQLTRAAVEARLNMIISGGTGSGKTTLLNVLSQYIPSRERIITIEDAAELQLKQEHVVTLEARPPNIEGKGQITIRDLVINALRMRPDRIVVGEARGGEALDMLQAMNTGHDGSLSTLHANTARDALRRLETMVLMSGMDLPLRAIREQISSAIDCIIHLDRMSDGSRRVVQVAEVQGMEGEVVVMQDILRFEQTGQKDGKILGRLNPTGIRPKFAEKIEHAGIKLPGNIFGVGLEALLRK